AGAAGCTGGGACCCAAGACGTTCCGGAGGAAGGGATGGGTTCCGCTTTTTGCAGGGTGTGGAATGTAAGAAAAGGATATGCCCTTATTACCAGCTTGCATTTGGGCATTAAATAGAAAAACACGAGCGTATACTATCACTTTTTAAAGAGGGTTTAGCTAAAGTTCAATACCATTGCAAAGTATAGTGCTTTTAATAAGGCCTCTCTCAAATTACGGAAATCTATTAGTAACGATTATTAATTTCACAGAGAAAATCAAGCACGCTCCTCGTTACTTGCTACTTGAAGCTAATTAAATATTCGTTGTTAAACTACAGATTTTATCGGAAGGTAATCGTGCTGGATTGATGGATCGACTTTGAATTTTTGAGGTCTAATTTTTAAATTATTCATCCATAGGAGCCTCCATGAAAATCGTTATGCTATCGATCCTATCAATTAGTTTTTACACAAATTGCATTTTAGACCCTTTTTACTCAGTAAAAGACCGAAATGACCCTTCTCAAGTTTCGAGACAGGAAGCCGAAGAAAAAATATTCGCAACTGCTGTACTCAAAGTTACTATTTGCGGGGAAATGAGCCAAAAAGGAATTTTGACGAGAGTATTCTTGAGCGTCGGGGATAATCTCTGCTATGGTTACAAGCCTCCCTTTGAAACAGATAACAGTAAAAATCTTCAAAGCTGCAAGAATCAGGATAGCTATGTTTCTACGGATAATTTGGATTCATGCGTAAGTGAAATACTATTAAGTCCATGTGAAAACTCTTCAGATGTAAATCTCGCATTTAGTATCGGCTATCACGCTTGCTCAAGTATGCTCAATACAAGGGGTAGGATTAGTTTTTACTAATAAGGTATTAATGATTTATTCTTCTTCATATTCATTAATAAAAATATTTCAAATTATGATCATTGCGTGCTTGACTGTTTTCTCTATAATAAATATCGAGCTCTTTTTTCATCCTTGCGGTTTTTCCTAACTCGGCATTTTTTTCATGGATTGTTTTCCGGTTTAAAACTACACTAAAAAACAGAAAGCGGATCCGTCCGGCGAAGACAGTTCCGCTTTTTAAGAGTGCTTGTGCCACAGTTAGGATCTGGAGCCAATTTTGTTTATTAAAAGTTGAACAATTAAATAATAGGCAGAAATAACAAATCTGTCAATCGAAGATTCTAACTGTGGCACTCCTCGATAAAATTTAGGAGGCCAGTTATGGCATTTAATAACACAGGGATAATCCAAACCCTTCGTGATGATTTTTCACAAGAATTTGGATTATATCAAAATCCAGCAAATAAAGAAATTCATTTCGTTCGAGTGACCAAAGACGCTTACGGCAAATATCATCCGTCTGATTTTTGCTCAGTTTGTGAACGGATTTACTTTGGTAAAAGAGTGACTTTACTTCCTGGAGAATTTGAGAAAGGAAAAAAGGCTTTTGCTGAAGCATATTTGAGTTTCGGAAGAAGACTTTGTTCTTCGTGCGGAGCGCGATTCTTAGCTTCAATTTAATAAGAATTTAGGAAGGGGGAAACTTTCATTCCACCTTCCTAATCCTATTCATAGTAATAGGTTACTTCCGATAATGGTAATTCTGTCACTTTAGAATTATGTCTCATTTGAGATTAGCCATTCATGTAATATTAAATGTCTTATATTTATGCATTTAAGACAATTTCAATTATGTGTAGAAATCTATTTTTGGTTCCTTATCTTTCTTTCCTCTTTAAAAAGTCCTGAAGTTTGACTTGCATAAAGTTCAAATAAAAATTCCAACCTCTTGATATCATTTAGAAAAGCGTTCGATCTATAAGCGAGGTCGACTGCCTTGTCGAGATCTCTATGGGCTTTCACTAACTTTTGAGGCATAGAAAGTGGTCCATATAAATCAGCCAGAGATGAGTTATGAAATTCTCCTCGTATATCAATTATTTGTTGAGAAATTTCTTCAATTGCTTTGATTCGTTTTTCATTTGGATTATCAGGCCAAACAAAAGTGTTATAAGTATATTTAACTGAATAGCGAATATCACTTTTTAATCTTCCCGCTGTAGTCCGAGTCCAAACCATATGCATCTTACTAGATAGGATTCCGAAATCGTATAAACTTGCTTTGGGAATTATTTGTAAATCGTTGGCGGCGATTATAGTATGTGGTAAAAAACCAATTGGTAGCACTCTTCTATTTTCAGAAGATGTTCGTGGAATTGCTAAATAATTACCCTGCGTTGGTTGACGATTCTCCGTAAAAAGCATGGGGGTCGCTGCTTTTGCTCGTGTTGCGGCTTTTTCGCTTTCAAGACGCATTGTTCTAACCAACTCGACTCGTTTTAGAATTAATGGCATTTTTCGAAGTTGATCTGGATCACAATCAATTAACCATAAACAGTAACGTTCAATATTGTTAAGAAAATCTTCTGCGCCTAAATATTTTCTTATGTATCTTTTCGCATCAGGTTCATTTTGTATTAACTCTTTCCTCTCCTGTGAAGATAAAATTAAGTTACCCCCATCGGCAGGAATACTTCCATTTACAATTTTCTTCACATTGGAAATGGGTTTTGATCTGCCTTCCGCAATTATATCTGTTGAATCTATTAGATATGGATTTATATTAGTTGCCGAAATTGCATGTGGCTCACCGTTTACATCGTCGTATTCATAAATAATTGGATTCTTTTGTTTTTTAAGACCAAAGCCAATAATTACGCAATGCACAGCCGCCACACCTTTCGCTTCATTTTTCCATTTAAAAGTACGATGAGCGAAATTAATTATTATTCCTTCATGTAATAACCACTTCCAAAGCAGTACAACTTGTTCGCCTTGAGTGATACTATTTGTCGAAACAAAAGCACATCGTATTTCTTTATTTTTAGATGATTTTATATATTTCGTTGCCTTTACATACCAGGCTCCAACAAAATCAATTGAACCTTGGCTCTTTAAGCTACCAAAAGCGAATTCTGCGCTTGACTTTTGTTCTTCGGACAATCGTTTACTTCCTATAAACGGTGGGTTACCCATTATAAATGATAGTTTTTCTTGCGAAATGACTTTGTTCCAATCGATTAATAACGCATCGCCATGAAATATATTTGCCGACTTTCTTAAAGGCAATCGAACAAAATATTGCCCAAATTCGTCACTTGCAAGCATATTCATCTGATGATCGATGAGCCACATAGCTACTTCCGCAATACGTGCTGGGAATTCTTCATATTCAATTCCATACATCATGTCCACGTCGATCGAAAGTATTGCCGATACATCAAGAATGCCTTGACCAGACTTATGCAATTGTTTAAGAATTTTAATTTCAAGGAGTCGAAGTTCGCGATAGGTAATTACCAGAAAGTTACCGCACCCGCAAGCAGGATCAAGAAACTTCAATTCAGTAATTTTCTTATGTAACTCAATCAACTTAGATTTGCTTCCTTTGCAAATCTCAAATTCAGCGACTAAATCATCTAAAAATAATGGCTTAATTAATTTAAGAATATTCTTTTCACTTGTATAATGAGCTCCTAAGTTACGGCGTTCATCAGGATTCATCACACTTT
This portion of the Leptospira stimsonii genome encodes:
- a CDS encoding DNA methyltransferase, coding for MALSWNEIKDRAVRFSKEWEGTTSEEADAKSFLDAFFDVFGISRKRVGFFEHKVKKLNESDGYIDLLWKGMILVEMKSLGKDLDKAFSQAIEYVQGLKESEVPKYILVCDFVTFRLYDSEEQTTVEFKLKEFVKNVQHFSFIAGYQKRTYKEQDPVNIKAADLMGNLHDQLKDVGYIGHPLEVFLVRLLFCLFAEDTTIFNKLQFQDYIEQRSGEDGSDLASRLQELFQVLNTPKDKRLRNLDEQIADFPYVNGKLFEETLPIASFDKKMRQALLDCCYLDWSKISPAIFGSMFQSVMNPDERRNLGAHYTSEKNILKLIKPLFLDDLVAEFEICKGSKSKLIELHKKITELKFLDPACGCGNFLVITYRELRLLEIKILKQLHKSGQGILDVSAILSIDVDMMYGIEYEEFPARIAEVAMWLIDHQMNMLASDEFGQYFVRLPLRKSANIFHGDALLIDWNKVISQEKLSFIMGNPPFIGSKRLSEEQKSSAEFAFGSLKSQGSIDFVGAWYVKATKYIKSSKNKEIRCAFVSTNSITQGEQVVLLWKWLLHEGIIINFAHRTFKWKNEAKGVAAVHCVIIGFGLKKQKNPIIYEYDDVNGEPHAISATNINPYLIDSTDIIAEGRSKPISNVKKIVNGSIPADGGNLILSSQERKELIQNEPDAKRYIRKYLGAEDFLNNIERYCLWLIDCDPDQLRKMPLILKRVELVRTMRLESEKAATRAKAATPMLFTENRQPTQGNYLAIPRTSSENRRVLPIGFLPHTIIAANDLQIIPKASLYDFGILSSKMHMVWTRTTAGRLKSDIRYSVKYTYNTFVWPDNPNEKRIKAIEEISQQIIDIRGEFHNSSLADLYGPLSMPQKLVKAHRDLDKAVDLAYRSNAFLNDIKRLEFLFELYASQTSGLFKEERKIRNQK